From Mycobacteriales bacterium, one genomic window encodes:
- the dapF gene encoding diaminopimelate epimerase has translation MAGRSVAFVKGHGTENDFIVLPDFDGELDGSVVRALCDRHAGIGADGVLRVTRDDAGYFMEYRNADGSVAETCGNGIRVFARYLEHAGLIGTGPTTIGTRSGPREVVVPPGGGDISVDMGTATRLEDAEVSIGTSSWKASGWSMGNPHLVVVDATPIESLDLSHAPAVDPPSAYPDGVNVELVEPLGERHVRMRVFERGVGETRSCGSGACAAAVAVMDVTGGLRAPYVVDVLGGRLVVDWRGDGTVVMTGPAVLVGAGTVDLDALAAG, from the coding sequence ATGGCCGGCCGCTCGGTGGCCTTCGTCAAGGGCCACGGCACCGAGAACGACTTCATCGTGCTGCCGGATTTCGACGGCGAGCTCGACGGCTCCGTCGTCCGCGCGCTCTGTGACCGCCATGCCGGGATCGGGGCGGACGGCGTCCTGCGCGTGACCCGCGACGACGCCGGCTACTTCATGGAGTACCGCAACGCCGACGGCTCGGTTGCCGAGACCTGCGGCAACGGGATCCGGGTGTTCGCCCGTTACCTCGAGCACGCCGGGCTGATCGGGACGGGGCCGACGACCATCGGCACCAGGAGCGGCCCGCGCGAGGTCGTCGTCCCGCCCGGCGGTGGTGACATCAGCGTCGACATGGGCACGGCAACCCGGCTCGAGGACGCGGAGGTGAGCATCGGTACGTCGTCCTGGAAGGCTTCGGGTTGGTCGATGGGCAACCCGCACCTGGTCGTCGTCGACGCCACACCGATCGAGTCGCTCGACCTCAGCCACGCGCCGGCCGTCGACCCGCCATCGGCGTACCCGGATGGCGTCAACGTCGAGCTGGTCGAGCCGCTTGGTGAACGGCACGTGCGGATGCGGGTCTTCGAGCGCGGCGTCGGTGAGACCCGGTCGTGCGGGAGTGGTGCGTGCGCGGCGGCGGTCGCGGTCATGGATGTGACCGGCGGCCTGCGCGCGCCGTACGTCGTCGACGTGCTCGGCGGGCGGCTGGTCGTCGACTGGCGCGGTGACGGAACGGTCGTCATGACCGGACCGGCGGTGCTGGTGGGCGCCGGCACGGTCGACCTGGACGCGCTCGCTGCCGGTTAA
- the hflX gene encoding GTPase HflX, with protein MTAEPLEPQAFLGLELEERQALRRVPGISTELADVTEVEYRQLRLERVVLVGVWTEGTLQVAEASMAELAALAETAGSLVLEGVIQRRDTPDAATFIGSGKASELREIVLSTGADTVVCDGELTPSQLRRLEDVVKVKVVDRTALILDIFAQHARSKEGKAQVELAQLEYMLPRLRGWGESLSRQAGGRVAGGGGIGTRGPGETKIETDRRRIRARTAKLRREIAGMKTAREVKRQERRRRSVPSVVIAGYTNAGKSSLLNRLTDAGVLVENALFATLDPTVRRAETPDGRLYTLADTVGFVRHLPHQLVEAFRSTLEEVGEADLILHVVDGSDVDPIAQLAAVREVFADIDALGVPELVVVNKADAADPHVIERVLRAEPAACVVSAVTGKGLDRLRERLGERLPRPDVPVTLLVPYDHGEVVSRVHEHGEVKAVSHTAEGTHMEARLPAWLAGEVSAYTLQ; from the coding sequence ATGACGGCCGAACCGCTTGAACCGCAAGCATTCCTCGGCCTGGAGCTCGAAGAGCGCCAGGCGCTTCGTCGTGTCCCGGGCATCTCGACCGAGCTCGCAGACGTCACCGAGGTCGAGTACCGCCAGCTGCGACTCGAGCGGGTCGTCCTGGTCGGCGTGTGGACCGAAGGCACGCTGCAGGTGGCTGAGGCTTCGATGGCCGAGCTCGCGGCGCTCGCCGAGACGGCCGGCTCGCTGGTGCTCGAGGGAGTGATCCAGCGTCGCGACACCCCCGATGCCGCCACTTTCATCGGCTCGGGCAAGGCGAGCGAGCTGCGCGAGATCGTGCTCTCGACCGGCGCCGACACCGTCGTCTGCGACGGCGAGCTCACGCCGAGCCAGCTGCGCCGGCTGGAGGACGTGGTCAAGGTGAAGGTGGTCGACCGGACCGCGCTGATCCTCGACATCTTCGCCCAGCACGCCCGCAGCAAGGAGGGCAAGGCGCAGGTCGAGCTGGCCCAGCTCGAGTACATGCTTCCGCGGCTGCGCGGCTGGGGCGAGTCGCTGTCCCGGCAGGCCGGCGGCCGGGTCGCCGGCGGCGGCGGGATCGGCACCCGCGGACCCGGTGAGACCAAGATCGAGACCGACCGGCGGCGGATCCGGGCGCGCACCGCGAAGCTGCGCCGGGAGATCGCCGGGATGAAGACCGCGCGCGAGGTCAAGCGACAGGAGCGCCGGCGGCGCTCGGTGCCGTCGGTCGTGATCGCCGGCTACACGAATGCCGGCAAGTCCTCGTTGCTCAACCGGCTCACCGATGCCGGCGTGCTGGTCGAGAACGCGCTGTTCGCGACACTCGACCCGACGGTGCGCCGGGCCGAGACGCCGGACGGTCGGCTGTACACGCTGGCCGACACGGTCGGCTTCGTGCGCCATCTGCCGCATCAGCTGGTGGAGGCGTTCCGCTCGACCCTCGAGGAGGTCGGCGAAGCCGACCTGATCCTGCACGTCGTCGACGGGTCGGACGTCGACCCGATTGCCCAGCTGGCTGCGGTCCGTGAGGTGTTCGCCGACATCGACGCCCTCGGCGTGCCCGAACTTGTGGTGGTCAACAAGGCCGATGCCGCCGACCCGCACGTGATCGAGCGCGTGCTGCGTGCCGAGCCGGCCGCGTGTGTGGTCTCGGCAGTGACGGGGAAAGGCCTGGACCGGCTGCGTGAGCGGCTCGGCGAGCGGCTGCCGCGCCCGGACGTGCCGGTCACGCTGCTCGTGCCGTATGACCACGGTGAGGTCGTTTCCCGCGTGCATGAGCACGGAGAGGTCAAGGCGGTCTCCCACACGGCCGAAGGGACCCACATGGAGGCGCGGTTGCCGGCCTGGCTGGCCGG